AGGAGACAGTTTGTGAATTGATGCCAAAAGATCCTTATGCGTTTAATCAAGGGTTGATTGAGTTGGGAGCTACGCATTGCCGACCGCGACAGCCTAGATGTGACCTATGTCCAGTAAAACAATTTTGTCATGGGTATCAACAAGGTACCTTAGAATTCCTGCCGAACAAACCAAAAAAGAAAAAGCAAAAGGAAATGACCGTGCCTGTGTTTTTGTTTCACGACAACCAGGAGGTGCTTTTTGTAAAGCGCCAATCCGAAGGACTACTTGCGTCCATGTGGAGTTTGCCCATAGTCGAAGTCGATTTATCCCATGTAATTAAAGAAAAAAAATCAATGAAAGCTAAGGAGATTATAGAATTAGCTACCGTACAAGATTTTTTTAGTGAGAACTTTGGACAAATGTTAAACCCAAGTACGATGACCATCGTCGGACCTATTAAGCATGTTTTTTCACATATCATTTGGAATATGCATGTGGTCATTGTCAAGGACCAAGCTTTTTGGAATCATGTAGATAAAATTGAATCACCCGAAATCATCAAAACGACAATAGAAGAGATTTCATTGCCAACGGCTTTTAAAAAGTGTGTTGAGTTCATTCAAAAAAAGGAGCTTATATGAAAAAATATGATGTAATCATAGTAGGCGCAGGAGTGATTGGATGTGCCATTGCAAGAGAGCTTAGCCGCTATCAATTACAGGTAGCGGTTTTAGAAAAAGAAAATGATGTGAGCTGTGGTGCATCTAAGGCCAATAGTGGGATTGTTCATGGAGGCTTTGATGCAAAAGCAGGAACAAATAAAGGATATTTTTCTCGCCGAGGCAATCGCATGTATGCAAAATTAAATGAAGAACTGAACTTTGGGTACTTAGAGTGTGGATCTTTAGTTTTGGCTTATGATGATAAAGAGTATGAGACGCTGCTTCGCTTAAAGGAAAATGGAGAAAAAAACGGAGTCGATGATCTTCAGATTCTTGACCATGAAGCGGTTATTGCGATGGAACCACATGTGTCTACAAAGGTAAAGTATGCCTTGTATTGTCCTTCATCAGGAGTGACATCACCCTATGAATTGACCATTGCTCTTTGTGACAATGCGATTGAAAATGGTGTGGATGTTTTTTTGAATACAGAGGTAACAGATATTACCCTGAATCCATCAACGCAAGCAAGACCACGATTTGATGTGATAACAAAGGAAGACGTTTATCAAGGCGACTATATTATCAATGCAGCCGGTGTGTTTAGTGACCGTATTGCACAGATGGTTGGAATCACTGATTTTACAATTATTCCACGCAAAGGTGAATATATTTTATTGGATAAAAAGCAAGGGCATTTGGCAAAGCATGTTCTTTTTCAGACACCCACAGCAAAAGGCAAGGGAATTTTGGTTACACGGACATTTCACGGGAACTTGATGCTAGGACCTAATGCTCAAGAAGTTGCAACGCGTGATGCTATTGGTACGAATGAAGAGGTGCTAACTTATATTGTGGATACTGCTAGAAAGTCAATTCCTGATTTTGATATGCGGTTTATGTTGACATCTTTTGCCGGATTGCGTGCAACAAGTTCAACCCATGACTTTATTGTCGGACGTAGTCAAGTGGATGGATTTATACAAGCTGCAGGTATTGAATCGCCAGGACTAACTTCCGCACCAGCGATTGCACAATTTGTTGCTAAAACATTAGAAGAATCAGGCTTAGCTCTTGAAAAAGATCCGACGTTTAATCCGAATCGCCCGCCCATTATTCAAAAACAGGACGAGGACATTATTTGTTTGTGTGAACACGTGTCAAAAAAAGAGATTATCGATGCACTTAGTCGAGGATTATATATTGACCATATAGATGGCGTCAAACGACGAACACGTGCCACTATGGGGTCTTGCCAAGGACATCGTTGCAGGCAAAAAGTGGCAAAAATTATTGCTCAATATCATGGTATTGAGCAAGAGCAGGTAACGCTTCGAGGCAAGGAATCCTTTGAGCTTCCTCCAAGAGAAGACCGAATGTTTTGGAAAAAATTAAATCAAAGTGAGGATTAACGAAATGAAGACAAAAGTTGGACATCTCTTGGCGGCATTTGTTGCGTTTGTATGGGGCGTAACGTTTGTATCAAGTAAGATACTTCTAAAAGACTACACACCGATAGAAATTATGTATATGCGATTTGTGTTGGCATATATCGGCCTTTGGATTATCCATCCCAAGCACCATCCATATAAAAATTTTCGTGAAGAGCTGAATTTTTTGATTGCAGGTATTACTGGTGTTTTCGGGTACTTTATGTTGGAAAACTCTGCAATGATATATACATCTGTTTCAAACACAGGGTTGATTTTAGCGGCGGCACCTTTATTTGTATCGATTATTTTGCATGTATTTAAACAAGATGAACGCTTTGAGCTTAAGATACTCATCGGCTTTATTTTTGCTATGCTTGGTGTT
This sequence is a window from Vallitaleaceae bacterium 9-2. Protein-coding genes within it:
- a CDS encoding NAD(P)/FAD-dependent oxidoreductase translates to MKKYDVIIVGAGVIGCAIARELSRYQLQVAVLEKENDVSCGASKANSGIVHGGFDAKAGTNKGYFSRRGNRMYAKLNEELNFGYLECGSLVLAYDDKEYETLLRLKENGEKNGVDDLQILDHEAVIAMEPHVSTKVKYALYCPSSGVTSPYELTIALCDNAIENGVDVFLNTEVTDITLNPSTQARPRFDVITKEDVYQGDYIINAAGVFSDRIAQMVGITDFTIIPRKGEYILLDKKQGHLAKHVLFQTPTAKGKGILVTRTFHGNLMLGPNAQEVATRDAIGTNEEVLTYIVDTARKSIPDFDMRFMLTSFAGLRATSSTHDFIVGRSQVDGFIQAAGIESPGLTSAPAIAQFVAKTLEESGLALEKDPTFNPNRPPIIQKQDEDIICLCEHVSKKEIIDALSRGLYIDHIDGVKRRTRATMGSCQGHRCRQKVAKIIAQYHGIEQEQVTLRGKESFELPPREDRMFWKKLNQSED
- the mutY gene encoding A/G-specific adenine glycosylase, with translation MKKSKNNYKIDEKFSKQLVEWFEKEQRILPWRQTDNPYHILVSEVMLQQTQVNTVIAYYFRFLEELPTLEALAQASDEQLHRLWEGLGYYSRVFRLRQFAVEVCSKYDGSIPQQKEQLLLLPGIGPYTCGALLSFAFHIKEPAIDGNVKRVLARLTNDSRDISKASTLKDMQETVCELMPKDPYAFNQGLIELGATHCRPRQPRCDLCPVKQFCHGYQQGTLEFLPNKPKKKKQKEMTVPVFLFHDNQEVLFVKRQSEGLLASMWSLPIVEVDLSHVIKEKKSMKAKEIIELATVQDFFSENFGQMLNPSTMTIVGPIKHVFSHIIWNMHVVIVKDQAFWNHVDKIESPEIIKTTIEEISLPTAFKKCVEFIQKKELI